A genomic segment from Nodularia sphaerocarpa UHCC 0038 encodes:
- the hpsA gene encoding hormogonium polysaccharide biosynthesis protein HpsA, whose amino-acid sequence MSQKRRLVKTIKNIFTPISRKLISAIKKKIVWLLRTLFVTKRPPTSANAGFVLPTVAMVSVVVVLLTTAILFRSYDRAQNASNVRVNQAVLSAATPAIDRGRAKLNKLFQDKRLPRATPTDEALYSLLTDNLPEYTFGDETPLTLTEGADTLKTAWRFPIDTDNNGKFDTYTLYGIYFKTPPVSGNQYSRARTPLEARTPPMTQGNLDPTCGDGTSAILVGNTGWIKQNNELRKSFFVYTATVPITSDPQADTTIPAADRDKYEQYQGNKSIAALEYQQDRLQIPPNNNAVVYEDDIILSPGPTFNLNGAIFTNSNFLNSGINGGQITLHQVSANSSCYYEARNAKIFVGGNLALGSPGTAHSTNRTPIVHLFNGKTNAVITKTWERSVINSNSPGDTSYNYLAYQRRIESLVDEQFDNSANSDPSEVRQGIEKRRQDLGLASYTQEESDNIRRQQLEIYFKRRTRRVPYREVAFNATDTAPTPLLQGEGESLRPNDTWIYPTNPNNGTNGTNYTELSLNISNGSLEPKASDPEEIRRNGGREAELGDRVIVGNNLPELWWDNAKQKFVGPGFEDTQAISNVEWDQPTDTEETRDRRTTVQTLADVGSTGRDGEWELDAARVPGDPTEPVGGLRVVTGAGIYLHREGTPSRFVTEITNIWPDTNPVPQVPAPVTQLQGREEVDGRLIKPGSIRPYWMYSGLITDPNKDPSLITYKWREFVDDPETDDKDEQVNTPYLQMRATAVYHYKQDGYNAQNPRPIACVSSFYVPTNIITARNQDSFNGYLLPTAVDIQNDANGLSNNGIVYPPPPRLEDTNYRRLLEYESQLRYPPEPGVLPANARLIDDGLLARALAKAAANRTLSEQSAIDAQICAIEIRYNTAFQPVITTPPIPHGAIRETTFLAHREIKQNSKPGTTTPEIYDLPIRDRQMIETRATVLDLDQLRQKRIGGANPAQEYLLPNSGLIYATRDDALPDQSNNTPSLSPLDYRLDPTRRPNAIMLVNGRKLWREETYRDAEKGLILATNLPAYIKGDFNRHGDFGTGLQQEFTQTLNDNWSNFYGRSTLNPNFACRRGDPRLPDCTVGDEWRPATVLADVVTLLSGTFQDGFRDQGDFDWSDQSEWVDTTVGPDERFSFIPSGIRDQFSEVNNFVTQANWADFDTRQPRYFSSYLNNFVTPINLRATPGSYLTEVCPLSNISNGRGTTRAGVDVDVAVYCSQPLNWTIQTSCGQGGGNTFWNGQIVGRNGDPGNSRLKTGYIFDDPATFGNTNGNECFDNDAPRRIAFLRDETTGAINSPLQVLGVRNDNRRIDIFDFPNSGNNIMPAPNNYSMPWLAPTITNGQITALEPILQLRHPFATPANPGNNDDVTSNRNGNWLQPANNPAITNTLINPNPSESTFNLIVAAGDTPSRAGGTAEDNGGLHNFVRFMEHWHHRNPQVITRISGAFMQVKKSAYATGSFTTAFSNGTNGELNYRVGINGGRGTGYIPPVRGWGYDVALLSQSPDLFAQKLVITPPDLPDEYFREVGRDDPWVATLLCAKKTADNLLAIPTNTQCQ is encoded by the coding sequence CAGAGGGCGCAGATACATTAAAAACCGCCTGGCGATTTCCCATTGATACTGATAACAACGGTAAATTTGATACCTATACACTCTATGGGATTTACTTTAAAACTCCCCCAGTCAGTGGTAATCAATATAGCCGTGCCAGAACTCCTTTAGAAGCCAGAACTCCACCCATGACACAAGGGAACCTAGATCCCACTTGTGGTGATGGTACGAGCGCTATTCTGGTAGGTAATACAGGTTGGATTAAACAAAACAACGAGTTAAGAAAATCCTTTTTTGTTTATACAGCCACAGTCCCAATTACATCCGACCCACAAGCAGATACCACAATTCCGGCGGCAGATCGAGATAAATACGAACAGTACCAAGGTAACAAATCTATCGCCGCCTTAGAATATCAGCAAGACAGATTACAAATACCACCAAATAATAATGCTGTTGTTTATGAAGATGACATCATCCTCAGCCCCGGTCCCACTTTTAACTTAAATGGGGCAATCTTCACCAACAGCAACTTCCTGAATAGTGGTATAAATGGTGGACAGATAACATTGCATCAAGTTAGTGCTAATAGTTCTTGTTACTACGAAGCTAGAAATGCCAAAATCTTTGTGGGTGGTAATTTAGCACTTGGTTCACCTGGAACAGCTCATTCTACAAATCGTACACCCATAGTTCATTTATTCAATGGTAAAACTAATGCCGTTATCACTAAGACTTGGGAAAGGTCAGTTATTAATAGCAATAGTCCCGGAGATACATCCTATAACTACCTCGCCTATCAAAGGCGCATTGAAAGTCTAGTAGATGAACAGTTTGATAACAGCGCAAATAGTGATCCATCTGAGGTTAGACAAGGTATTGAAAAGCGGAGGCAAGATTTAGGTTTAGCAAGTTATACACAAGAAGAATCCGATAACATTCGTCGCCAACAACTAGAAATTTATTTTAAAAGGCGCACTCGTCGTGTACCTTATCGAGAAGTTGCCTTTAATGCAACCGACACCGCTCCTACCCCACTGCTCCAGGGTGAAGGTGAAAGTTTGCGTCCTAACGATACATGGATTTATCCCACTAATCCAAACAATGGCACAAATGGTACTAACTACACCGAACTATCACTCAATATCAGCAATGGATCGCTAGAACCCAAGGCCTCAGACCCAGAAGAAATCAGGAGAAATGGTGGGAGAGAAGCCGAATTAGGTGACAGAGTTATAGTGGGTAACAACTTACCTGAACTCTGGTGGGATAACGCAAAACAAAAATTTGTGGGGCCAGGTTTTGAGGATACTCAAGCAATTAGTAACGTTGAATGGGACCAGCCAACTGATACAGAAGAAACCCGTGACCGACGTACTACAGTCCAAACATTAGCTGATGTAGGCTCCACAGGCCGGGATGGAGAATGGGAATTAGACGCAGCCAGAGTCCCAGGAGACCCCACAGAACCTGTTGGTGGTTTGCGAGTCGTGACTGGTGCAGGGATTTATTTACATAGGGAAGGTACTCCCTCGCGTTTCGTGACCGAGATCACAAACATTTGGCCGGATACAAATCCAGTACCTCAAGTGCCAGCACCAGTAACTCAATTACAAGGGAGAGAAGAAGTTGACGGTAGACTTATTAAACCTGGGAGCATTCGACCATATTGGATGTATTCTGGTCTAATTACAGACCCCAACAAAGACCCCTCATTAATCACATATAAATGGCGTGAATTTGTAGATGACCCCGAAACAGATGATAAAGATGAACAAGTTAATACTCCATATCTGCAAATGCGGGCTACGGCAGTCTATCACTACAAACAGGATGGATACAATGCACAAAATCCTCGACCTATAGCTTGTGTAAGTAGTTTTTATGTTCCGACTAACATTATTACAGCTAGGAATCAGGACAGCTTTAATGGCTATCTCTTACCCACTGCGGTAGATATTCAGAACGATGCGAATGGTCTATCCAACAACGGTATAGTCTACCCACCACCTCCGAGACTGGAAGACACCAACTATCGCCGACTCCTAGAATATGAGTCTCAATTAAGATATCCACCGGAACCAGGAGTTTTACCGGCGAATGCACGTTTAATAGATGATGGACTACTAGCAAGAGCCTTAGCAAAAGCAGCAGCCAATCGCACTCTTTCAGAGCAGTCTGCTATTGATGCTCAAATCTGCGCTATAGAAATCAGATATAACACCGCTTTTCAACCTGTCATCACTACTCCCCCAATTCCTCACGGTGCAATTAGAGAAACAACCTTCTTAGCTCACAGAGAAATTAAGCAAAACAGTAAGCCTGGGACTACTACTCCGGAAATCTATGATCTGCCCATTAGGGACAGACAAATGATCGAAACGCGAGCTACAGTCCTAGACTTAGACCAACTTCGCCAAAAACGCATCGGTGGCGCTAACCCAGCCCAAGAATACTTACTACCCAATAGCGGTTTGATCTATGCTACTCGTGATGATGCATTGCCCGATCAGAGTAATAACACTCCTTCTTTAAGTCCTTTAGACTATAGACTAGATCCGACTCGTCGTCCTAACGCCATTATGCTTGTCAATGGTCGAAAACTGTGGAGAGAGGAAACTTACCGAGATGCGGAAAAAGGATTGATCTTAGCTACAAACTTGCCGGCATATATTAAAGGTGACTTTAATAGACATGGCGACTTTGGCACAGGTCTTCAACAAGAATTCACGCAAACACTAAATGATAATTGGAGTAATTTCTACGGTCGCAGCACACTCAATCCTAATTTTGCCTGTCGTAGAGGTGACCCCAGACTCCCTGATTGTACTGTGGGTGATGAATGGCGACCAGCCACTGTGTTAGCGGATGTTGTTACCTTACTCTCTGGAACTTTTCAAGACGGATTCCGTGATCAAGGTGATTTTGATTGGAGTGATCAATCAGAATGGGTAGATACAACAGTCGGTCCTGATGAACGTTTTTCATTCATTCCTTCAGGCATCAGGGACCAATTTTCAGAAGTTAATAACTTTGTCACACAAGCTAACTGGGCTGATTTTGACACCCGTCAACCCCGCTACTTTAGCTCTTACTTGAATAACTTTGTCACACCCATTAATCTGAGGGCTACACCAGGTTCATATCTCACAGAAGTTTGTCCTTTAAGTAATATCAGTAATGGAAGAGGAACAACACGAGCGGGCGTAGATGTAGATGTAGCAGTTTACTGTAGCCAGCCTCTTAACTGGACTATTCAGACATCCTGTGGTCAAGGTGGAGGGAATACTTTTTGGAATGGGCAAATTGTCGGTAGAAATGGAGATCCTGGAAACAGTAGGCTGAAAACCGGATATATCTTCGATGATCCAGCAACCTTTGGAAATACAAATGGAAATGAGTGTTTTGATAATGATGCTCCCCGCAGAATAGCCTTCCTGAGAGATGAAACTACGGGAGCAATAAATTCACCACTTCAAGTTTTAGGTGTGAGGAACGATAATCGGAGAATCGACATCTTCGATTTTCCCAATTCTGGCAACAATATCATGCCAGCACCTAACAACTACTCCATGCCTTGGTTAGCACCAACCATAACTAATGGACAAATCACGGCACTTGAACCAATATTACAACTCAGACATCCTTTTGCTACTCCTGCTAATCCAGGGAACAATGATGATGTAACATCCAACCGCAACGGCAACTGGTTACAACCTGCGAATAATCCTGCGATTACGAATACTCTAATTAATCCTAATCCTAGTGAGAGTACTTTCAACTTAATTGTGGCTGCTGGAGATACCCCCTCCCGTGCTGGCGGTACTGCCGAAGATAATGGTGGTTTGCATAACTTTGTCCGCTTTATGGAACACTGGCACCATCGAAATCCGCAAGTTATAACCAGGATTAGCGGGGCGTTCATGCAGGTGAAAAAGAGTGCCTATGCTACAGGTTCATTTACTACAGCTTTCTCCAACGGAACCAATGGTGAACTCAATTATCGGGTTGGGATTAATGGCGGTAGAGGTACTGGTTACATTCCTCCTGTCAGAGGCTGGGGTTATGATGTAGCACTGCTGTCTCAATCCCCTGACTTATTTGCCCAAAAACTGGTAATAACACCACCTGATTTACCAGATGAATACTTCCGGGAAGTTGGACGAGATGACCCCTGGGTGGCGACATTGTTATGTGCTAAAAAAACGGCGGATAATCTTCTTGCCATCCCAACTAATACTCAATGTCAATAA
- the hpsB gene encoding hormogonium polysaccharide secretion pseudopilin HpsB: protein MIKSQPQAKSSSSSDSGFTIIESLLGVIVVAILLAAISPVLVMSTATRVQSRRMEKATQATNTLIDGLRTGLIQAPGSYNAANKIELPAVNADQPRALGENLITLTTMPIPTNTTNLYLFKKDDSICHTSEADCNLQSPSEEFYIQARQIIVDDNGALPNPNKGYRLVMRLYRGDVDFTRPLLASSNAGNNTASVVSEGLGNRQAPLIERTVDIANIATSFQDLCQRLGIARDSAGNNQNCE, encoded by the coding sequence ATGATTAAATCCCAACCACAAGCAAAAAGTTCATCTTCTAGTGATTCTGGTTTTACGATTATTGAATCACTCTTAGGGGTAATTGTAGTTGCCATTTTATTGGCAGCTATATCTCCCGTGCTTGTAATGTCAACAGCTACCCGTGTGCAGTCTCGACGCATGGAAAAAGCAACTCAAGCCACAAATACATTAATTGATGGTTTGAGAACTGGCTTAATTCAAGCCCCAGGTTCATACAATGCAGCCAACAAAATTGAATTACCAGCAGTAAACGCAGATCAACCTAGAGCGCTGGGAGAAAATTTAATTACTCTCACAACCATGCCGATACCGACGAATACGACAAATTTGTATCTCTTTAAAAAAGATGACAGCATTTGCCATACTAGTGAGGCTGATTGTAACTTACAAAGCCCAAGTGAGGAGTTTTACATTCAAGCACGTCAAATTATTGTGGATGATAATGGCGCTCTACCCAATCCCAATAAGGGTTATCGTCTAGTAATGCGGCTTTATCGAGGAGATGTTGATTTTACTCGGCCTTTGTTAGCTAGTAGTAATGCTGGGAACAATACAGCATCTGTTGTATCTGAAGGACTGGGGAATAGGCAAGCCCCACTGATTGAAAGAACAGTCGATATTGCCAATATTGCAACTTCATTTCAGGATTTATGTCAGCGTCTTGGCATAGCACGTGACAGCGCTGGAAATAATCAAAACTGTGAATAA
- the hpsC gene encoding hormogonium polysaccharide secretion pseudopilin HpsC, whose amino-acid sequence MLKFLLRSQIKSSKVMQKPGGFTLIELLVAALIASIIITPLLGFMVSVMRTDRQEQAKANSEQEIQTALNYISRELKQAVYIYDADGVEAIRDQLPYADDNQKSPVLVFWKRDLVREVIAAATGDRDDAFVYSLVAYYLIKDSTASPTWSNASRIARWQIQDGVIARTGGVSCDGYDTEIKYITGNCPNEGFASFTQQLEEVGSLEQAMNQWQKNPDRPYNLNFNKLTVLTDYIDQTPILTGSPNCPADFTSPPVTPGNITGFYACVDVENVTAQVFIRGNALARLESNPNNINYSAANSSYFPKTSVRTQGRGFIFR is encoded by the coding sequence ATGTTGAAATTTCTACTGAGGAGCCAAATCAAAAGCTCCAAAGTTATGCAGAAACCTGGTGGTTTTACTCTCATTGAATTATTAGTAGCTGCGCTGATTGCATCTATTATCATCACACCATTATTAGGTTTTATGGTGAGTGTGATGCGTACAGACCGCCAAGAGCAAGCTAAAGCCAATTCTGAGCAAGAAATTCAAACTGCTCTCAATTACATTTCCCGTGAGTTAAAGCAAGCGGTGTATATCTATGATGCTGATGGTGTTGAAGCAATCAGAGACCAATTACCTTATGCAGACGATAACCAAAAGTCACCAGTCCTGGTTTTTTGGAAACGAGATTTAGTTCGAGAGGTGATAGCTGCTGCTACTGGAGACAGAGATGATGCTTTTGTTTACTCCCTAGTGGCATACTATTTAATCAAAGATAGTACTGCTAGTCCTACTTGGTCAAACGCATCTCGCATCGCTAGATGGCAAATTCAAGATGGTGTCATAGCTAGAACTGGTGGTGTCAGTTGTGACGGATATGATACTGAGATTAAATATATTACAGGTAACTGTCCCAATGAAGGTTTTGCTTCCTTTACACAGCAATTAGAGGAGGTTGGAAGTTTAGAGCAAGCGATGAACCAATGGCAAAAAAACCCGGATCGACCCTATAATTTGAACTTTAATAAGCTCACAGTTTTAACTGACTATATTGATCAAACTCCAATTCTCACAGGATCTCCAAATTGTCCGGCTGATTTTACAAGTCCTCCAGTTACACCAGGAAATATCACAGGGTTTTATGCTTGTGTAGATGTAGAAAACGTAACAGCACAGGTATTTATCCGAGGTAATGCACTGGCTCGCTTAGAAAGTAATCCCAATAATATCAACTACTCTGCGGCTAATAGTAGTTATTTTCCTAAAACAAGTGTGAGAACTCAAGGACGCGGATTCATATTTAGATAA
- a CDS encoding prepilin-type N-terminal cleavage/methylation domain-containing protein, translating to MAADYIREKLNIKLFPLHGRNGNRKLRVLASEYNQQDAGFTMLEMIAVAIIVGILAAIVAPGWLGFVNRQRVNKANDAVLSALLQAHREAQRNGLDYSVSFRTDNNDIPQVAVYQGATPSNWRNLGEGLGIQPDKIAILTNLTATNETDTDGALNLTYNLTGTKTITFDYLGSLPDAELGGTDEDSEGLKIAVVLRGAATSASANDLKRCVIVKTLLGSMNTEKDDKCN from the coding sequence ATGGCTGCTGATTACATAAGAGAAAAGTTGAATATCAAATTATTCCCACTTCATGGCAGGAATGGAAACCGTAAACTACGAGTTTTAGCATCTGAATACAATCAGCAAGATGCTGGTTTTACTATGCTAGAAATGATCGCTGTGGCAATTATAGTGGGAATTTTAGCTGCGATTGTAGCTCCAGGATGGCTGGGTTTTGTGAATAGACAACGGGTAAATAAAGCTAATGATGCTGTTTTATCTGCTTTACTGCAAGCACACCGAGAAGCTCAAAGGAACGGCCTTGATTACAGTGTTAGTTTTAGAACTGATAATAATGATATTCCCCAAGTTGCAGTTTATCAAGGTGCAACACCAAGCAATTGGCGTAACTTAGGTGAGGGTTTGGGAATTCAACCTGATAAAATTGCCATTTTAACAAATCTGACTGCTACCAATGAAACTGATACCGATGGTGCTTTAAATCTAACTTACAATTTAACTGGTACTAAAACTATTACCTTTGATTACCTAGGAAGTTTGCCAGATGCTGAACTTGGCGGAACAGATGAAGATAGCGAAGGCTTAAAAATTGCTGTAGTTCTACGCGGTGCTGCGACTTCTGCATCAGCTAATGATCTGAAGCGATGTGTGATTGTCAAAACTCTCTTAGGCTCAATGAACACAGAGAAAGATGATAAATGTAATTAA
- a CDS encoding pilus assembly FimT family protein, with protein sequence MKVYKNSHNYFQSIKSCHANLSHGFTLLETLSVILMIGILSAIAAPTWLGFVQTQRLNTGQDQVYRAMRQAQSQAKKEQLTFQASFREQNGIVQWAVHPGTVNPSNANWNNLNSNICLDPQSTLQLSNGVRRIQFDYIGNVRQPPLGKITLSSNCGGQVKRCVIVSTILGAMRTAKDNDCD encoded by the coding sequence ATGAAGGTATATAAAAATTCACATAATTACTTTCAAAGTATAAAATCTTGCCATGCAAACTTGAGTCATGGTTTTACTCTGCTAGAAACATTAAGCGTTATTTTGATGATAGGGATATTATCAGCGATCGCAGCACCTACTTGGTTAGGTTTTGTCCAAACTCAACGCCTCAACACTGGACAAGATCAAGTATACAGGGCTATGCGCCAAGCCCAAAGCCAAGCTAAAAAGGAACAATTAACTTTTCAAGCTAGTTTCCGTGAACAAAATGGTATTGTTCAATGGGCGGTTCATCCTGGTACTGTTAACCCTTCTAATGCTAACTGGAACAATTTAAACTCGAATATCTGCCTTGATCCTCAAAGTACTTTGCAACTCTCAAATGGTGTGAGACGAATCCAATTTGATTACATAGGTAATGTCAGACAACCACCTCTAGGAAAGATAACTCTATCTAGCAACTGCGGTGGTCAAGTCAAGCGTTGCGTGATTGTTTCCACGATTTTAGGGGCAATGCGAACAGCAAAGGACAATGATTGCGATTAA
- a CDS encoding TIGR04282 family arsenosugar biosynthesis glycosyltransferase encodes MLKSSDIAQQHLIIFTRYPEAGKTKTRLIPALGSVGAANLQRQMTEHTIFQVQELQKTRAISWEVRFAGGNSQLMQDWLGSDLVYHTQGEGDLGARMVRSLACAFQSGAEQVIIIGIDCPGINAQILTQAFEVLKTCDLTLGPAIDGGYYLIGLCRLIPELFVNIDWGTSQVLQQSVDIAEQMKMSLGYLPPLADVDIPEDLPIWEQSLQYKSGNMR; translated from the coding sequence GTGCTGAAATCATCAGACATTGCTCAACAGCACTTAATTATTTTTACGCGCTACCCAGAAGCAGGAAAGACCAAAACACGACTCATCCCTGCCTTGGGTAGTGTAGGGGCTGCCAATTTACAACGGCAGATGACGGAGCATACCATATTTCAGGTTCAAGAATTGCAAAAAACTAGGGCGATATCTTGGGAAGTGCGGTTTGCGGGCGGTAACTCGCAACTGATGCAAGATTGGCTGGGGTCAGATTTAGTTTACCACACTCAAGGTGAGGGTGATCTAGGTGCGCGGATGGTGCGATCACTTGCTTGTGCCTTTCAATCTGGTGCAGAACAAGTGATAATCATTGGCATAGATTGTCCTGGGATAAATGCCCAGATACTTACCCAAGCCTTTGAGGTGCTAAAAACTTGTGATTTGACACTGGGACCAGCCATTGACGGTGGTTATTACTTGATTGGTTTGTGTCGTCTGATTCCAGAATTATTCGTTAATATCGATTGGGGAACATCTCAAGTGTTACAGCAATCTGTGGATATTGCTGAACAGATGAAAATGTCACTTGGGTACTTACCGCCTTTAGCTGATGTAGATATTCCAGAGGATTTACCCATTTGGGAACAGAGTCTCCAGTATAAAAGCGGAAATATGAGGTAA
- a CDS encoding HpsJ family protein produces the protein MTNRFASGNAALTLKVVGIILMMSFVLDFLILMFPFQPTDRGWQINLATAIVDRGIVPLVGIGMLFVGYWIDGVTDSDRPISLDIRFPVLVFSSVLGLIFLLIFPLHLNNVRQASTQNVEQIRQDAEQAENQLQNQLSQFQAQINNEQGKAQLEQLRNQARNQFTELLKNEETYKQALNNPQLPAAQKELLKKFKENPQELEKFIAQQTDPQAQATQRLTQIRQRREQAQKQAKDVAWKSGLRIGISSLLLSIGYMIIGWTGLRSMGVLQGSKRKVAAR, from the coding sequence ATGACTAATCGCTTTGCGTCTGGAAACGCTGCCCTGACACTCAAGGTAGTGGGGATCATATTAATGATGTCCTTTGTACTAGACTTTTTAATTCTGATGTTTCCCTTCCAACCAACAGATAGGGGATGGCAAATAAATTTAGCTACAGCAATAGTTGACAGAGGCATTGTGCCTTTGGTAGGGATAGGAATGCTATTCGTGGGCTATTGGATTGATGGTGTTACTGATAGCGATCGCCCAATAAGTCTAGATATCAGATTTCCCGTGCTGGTATTCTCCAGTGTTTTAGGGTTAATTTTCCTGCTAATTTTTCCCTTGCACTTAAATAACGTCCGACAAGCTAGCACTCAAAACGTCGAGCAAATCCGCCAAGATGCCGAACAAGCAGAAAATCAACTGCAAAATCAGTTATCCCAATTCCAAGCCCAAATCAACAACGAGCAAGGAAAGGCTCAACTAGAACAGCTGCGAAACCAAGCCAGAAATCAGTTTACCGAGCTGCTCAAAAATGAGGAAACCTATAAACAGGCACTGAATAACCCCCAACTGCCCGCAGCCCAAAAAGAATTACTCAAGAAATTTAAAGAAAATCCCCAAGAACTGGAGAAGTTTATCGCCCAGCAAACAGATCCTCAAGCACAAGCCACTCAAAGACTCACCCAAATTCGCCAACGTCGGGAACAAGCGCAAAAACAAGCCAAAGACGTAGCTTGGAAGTCGGGACTGCGAATTGGTATTAGTAGTTTGCTCTTATCCATTGGTTACATGATCATTGGCTGGACAGGATTACGATCTATGGGTGTTTTACAAGGTAGCAAACGTAAAGTAGCCGCCCGCTAA
- a CDS encoding glycosyltransferase family 2 protein, which produces MFSIYILTYNEELDIAACIESAMLSDDIIVVDSCSSDRTIEIASRYPVRTVQHAFESHGRQRTWMLESIPPKHEWVYILEADERMTPELFAECVQATKNPDYIGYYVAERVMFMNHWIRYSTQYPRYQMRLFRHGQVWFTDYGHTEREVCNGATSFIKETYPHYTCGKGLSRWIEKHNRYSTDEAKETLYQIEQGKVNWQDLFLGKTEIERRRALKDLSLRLPARPFLRFLYMYFILRGCLDGRAGMAWCTLQAFYEYLILLKVWEMKNLPIPTLNLGLSDGEQTKAEAHHPVSQTAKNFDSI; this is translated from the coding sequence ATGTTTTCAATTTACATACTGACATATAACGAAGAGCTAGATATTGCTGCTTGTATAGAGTCCGCCATGCTATCTGATGACATCATAGTGGTAGACTCATGCAGTAGCGATCGCACTATAGAAATTGCCAGTCGCTATCCTGTTCGCACCGTCCAACACGCCTTTGAAAGCCACGGTCGTCAACGCACCTGGATGTTAGAATCTATTCCCCCCAAACATGAGTGGGTATACATTCTCGAAGCCGACGAACGCATGACACCAGAACTTTTTGCCGAATGCGTACAAGCCACCAAAAACCCCGACTATATAGGCTACTACGTCGCCGAACGGGTAATGTTCATGAATCATTGGATTCGCTACAGCACCCAATATCCCCGCTATCAAATGCGGCTGTTCCGCCACGGTCAAGTCTGGTTTACAGATTATGGTCATACTGAACGCGAAGTATGTAACGGTGCTACCAGCTTCATTAAAGAAACATATCCTCACTACACTTGTGGAAAAGGTTTAAGCCGTTGGATTGAAAAACATAACCGTTATTCTACAGATGAAGCCAAAGAAACCTTGTACCAAATTGAACAAGGCAAAGTCAACTGGCAAGATTTATTCCTAGGTAAAACAGAAATCGAAAGAAGACGAGCCTTAAAAGATTTATCTTTACGTTTACCCGCCAGACCATTTTTGCGCTTTCTCTATATGTATTTTATTTTAAGGGGTTGCCTAGATGGACGCGCCGGGATGGCTTGGTGTACATTACAGGCATTTTACGAATACCTGATATTGCTGAAAGTCTGGGAAATGAAAAATCTGCCGATACCGACTTTAAATCTAGGCTTATCTGACGGTGAACAGACCAAAGCAGAAGCTCATCATCCTGTTTCACAAACAGCAAAAAACTTTGATTCCATTTGA
- a CDS encoding DUF502 domain-containing protein → MNTNNKSSSNLKQENRDLGINHLKQDLKNDLIAGLLVVIPLATTIWLTITIANWVINFLTKIPKQLNPFDGLQPILVNILNLAVGLAVPLLSILFIGLMARNIAGRWLLDFGERVLQAIPLAGQVYKTLKQLLATLLKDSNDKFRRVILVEYPRKGIWAIGFVTGTMSSDIQAHLPRTMLSVFIPSTPNPTTGWYAIVPEDEVVNLSMPIEDAFKVLVSGGIVAQNNPIPALVMSQERNLEIPTLETKLPIIPGDET, encoded by the coding sequence ATGAATACCAATAACAAAAGTTCCAGTAACCTCAAACAGGAGAATAGGGACTTGGGAATTAATCACCTAAAACAGGATTTAAAGAATGACCTGATTGCAGGTTTGTTGGTAGTAATTCCTTTAGCCACAACTATTTGGCTCACCATTACTATCGCTAATTGGGTAATCAACTTTCTCACCAAAATTCCCAAACAACTCAATCCCTTTGACGGTCTCCAACCTATACTAGTAAATATACTGAATCTAGCCGTGGGACTTGCCGTCCCTCTATTAAGCATTCTTTTCATAGGGTTAATGGCTCGCAATATTGCGGGGCGTTGGTTATTGGATTTTGGTGAGCGAGTATTACAAGCAATTCCCTTAGCTGGACAGGTATACAAAACCCTGAAACAGCTTTTAGCAACCCTACTCAAAGATTCAAACGATAAGTTTCGCCGGGTGATTTTAGTAGAATATCCCAGAAAAGGAATATGGGCGATCGGCTTCGTCACCGGGACGATGAGTAGCGATATTCAAGCTCATCTGCCCCGTACCATGCTGAGTGTTTTCATTCCCAGTACCCCAAATCCCACCACAGGATGGTATGCTATCGTTCCAGAGGATGAGGTAGTCAACCTATCTATGCCCATAGAAGACGCGTTTAAAGTTTTAGTTTCAGGCGGGATCGTCGCTCAGAATAACCCTATACCTGCCCTCGTGATGTCCCAAGAGCGAAATCTAGAAATACCAACCTTAGAAACCAAGCTACCAATTATCCCCGGCGACGAAACTTAA